One Bacteroidota bacterium DNA window includes the following coding sequences:
- a CDS encoding helix-turn-helix transcriptional regulator has translation MHIQTIHIKNMCCERCMKVVEDELKKLGLNVSSVELGQASFRQSPKVCLSAIKNMLHKNGFELILSEEEQLVEKIKHCVYDLIHVHQREFERIKYTDYLSEKIKKPYRHLSKIFSEQTKITIERFIILEKIERAKELLEEGEMTFGEIARALGYKSLQHFSAQFKSVTMLTKTQYLHLKRKKRQGIDEI, from the coding sequence ATGCACATTCAAACCATTCATATAAAAAACATGTGCTGCGAGCGCTGCATGAAAGTGGTGGAAGATGAATTGAAAAAACTCGGGCTGAATGTTTCTTCGGTAGAATTAGGTCAAGCCAGCTTCAGGCAAAGCCCTAAAGTATGTTTATCGGCAATAAAAAACATGTTGCATAAAAATGGTTTTGAATTAATCCTGTCGGAAGAAGAACAACTGGTTGAAAAAATAAAACACTGCGTGTATGATTTGATACATGTTCATCAGCGGGAATTTGAAAGAATAAAGTACACCGACTATTTATCCGAAAAAATAAAAAAGCCCTATCGCCATTTAAGTAAAATATTTTCAGAACAAACCAAAATCACCATTGAGCGTTTCATCATTCTTGAAAAAATTGAACGGGCGAAAGAATTATTGGAAGAAGGTGAAATGACTTTCGGTGAAATTGCACGGGCGCTCGGCTACAAAAGTTTGCAGCACTTTTCCGCCCAATTCAAATCTGTTACAATGCTCACAAAAACTCAATACCTGCATCTGAAAAGAAAGAAACGGCAGGGGATAGATGAAATATAG
- a CDS encoding efflux RND transporter periplasmic adaptor subunit, protein MKNKKQLFIYAAILIAGISIGWMIFGGGKENPSQSISSDKSTERQKEIWTCSMHPQIRKDRPGKCPICGMDLIPVNNGSDNQDTVWNKIQMSESAMKIAEVQTTIIQKSSPGKEIRLPGKVKSDERKIAVITSRFAGRIEKLFVNFTGQNVQQGEKLATVYSPDLITAQKELFEAIKFKQSNPEYYKAARNKLKLWSLSENQIDNIEKNGESQNYFDVLSPLGGTVTKRDVALGDYVNEGALLFEISDLSSVWILFDAYESDLPWIRTGDNVSFEVQSMPGKMFNGKVTFIDPLMDSETRVAYVRTEIVNPGNLLKPEMFVRGIIKTKLSSSENALLIPKSSVLWTGKKAIVYVKVKEQTKPTFEYREITLGEDAGSFYVVKDGLKEGEEIVTNGVFKVDAAAQLAGKQSMMNPKSDGGKKSMEPNHEEMKMDARDKKSNSKTSMTNENSTTFSFKVFGNCEMCQARIEKAALSLKGILSADWNKETKIINVVSENKLLKPVEVSDAITAIGHDTEYKTATEESYNNLPDCCRYERKTDEM, encoded by the coding sequence ATGAAAAACAAAAAACAGCTTTTCATCTATGCAGCGATACTTATAGCAGGGATAAGTATCGGATGGATGATTTTTGGAGGAGGGAAGGAAAATCCTTCTCAGTCAATCTCATCAGATAAAAGCACCGAACGGCAAAAAGAAATATGGACATGCTCTATGCATCCGCAGATACGAAAAGACAGGCCGGGCAAATGCCCCATCTGCGGAATGGACCTGATACCCGTCAATAACGGCTCGGATAACCAAGATACCGTATGGAATAAAATACAAATGAGCGAAAGCGCTATGAAAATTGCCGAAGTACAAACCACCATTATTCAGAAATCATCCCCCGGAAAAGAAATCCGGTTGCCCGGCAAAGTGAAATCCGATGAGCGGAAAATTGCCGTTATCACTTCACGTTTTGCAGGAAGAATAGAAAAACTCTTTGTAAACTTTACAGGACAGAATGTGCAGCAGGGCGAAAAACTCGCCACCGTTTATTCTCCTGATTTAATCACGGCACAGAAAGAATTGTTTGAAGCGATTAAGTTCAAGCAAAGCAATCCGGAATATTATAAAGCCGCAAGGAACAAACTCAAACTCTGGTCGCTTTCAGAAAATCAAATAGACAACATTGAAAAGAACGGGGAATCACAGAATTATTTTGATGTGCTTTCTCCGCTCGGTGGCACAGTAACAAAACGGGACGTTGCTCTTGGCGATTATGTAAACGAAGGAGCGTTACTTTTTGAAATTTCGGATTTATCATCCGTTTGGATTTTGTTTGACGCCTACGAAAGCGATTTGCCCTGGATACGAACAGGCGATAATGTGAGCTTTGAAGTTCAATCAATGCCCGGAAAAATGTTCAACGGTAAAGTAACATTTATTGACCCGCTGATGGATTCCGAAACCCGCGTGGCGTATGTGCGGACAGAAATAGTCAATCCCGGTAATTTACTTAAACCCGAAATGTTTGTTCGCGGTATCATTAAAACAAAATTGTCTTCTTCAGAAAATGCATTGCTCATTCCTAAATCATCTGTATTATGGACAGGAAAAAAAGCAATTGTATATGTGAAAGTGAAAGAACAAACCAAACCCACTTTTGAATACCGCGAAATCACACTGGGAGAAGATGCCGGCAGTTTTTATGTGGTGAAAGACGGTTTGAAGGAAGGTGAAGAAATCGTAACCAACGGAGTGTTTAAAGTGGATGCTGCTGCGCAACTGGCAGGCAAGCAAAGCATGATGAATCCGAAATCTGATGGAGGAAAAAAATCCATGGAACCTAATCACGAAGAAATGAAAATGGATGCCAGAGATAAAAAAAGCAACAGCAAAACATCAATGACAAATGAAAACTCAACTACTTTTTCATTTAAAGTATTTGGCAACTGTGAAATGTGTCAGGCACGCATTGAAAAGGCAGCGCTGTCTTTGAAAGGTATTCTGTCGGCTGACTGGAACAAGGAAACGAAAATCATTAATGTTGTTTCAGAAAACAAACTATTAAAGCCGGTGGAGGTAAGCGATGCAATTACCGCAATCGGGCACGATACGGAATATAAAACCGCCACGGAGGAATCGTATAATAATTTACCAGATTGTTGCAGGTATGAGAGGAAGACGGATGAAATGTAA
- a CDS encoding TolC family protein, with amino-acid sequence MKNLIVCLFFFWSVNNLFSQQELNAYLKTASENNPALKSAFSEYRAALEKLPQAKALPDPNLMFQYFTTPLYLEMGKERFTLSASQTFPWFGQLKAQEQAAAEMAKSKYESFINERNKLFKEVKEVYFKLYVQHKSVQLSNENLELLRSMRELAKIKFETGKGSFVNVLRSDMEIAELENKLAYLKDSELPLRAELEKFLNTKISTSLVFPDTLWKDSLPDAKTVLMDSIAAHNPSLKQIDYDIASWEKQMEAAKKTGYPSFTIGATYMNMSKRIETNGHIHNNGKDMYMFPEIGVMIPLNRKKYNAMVNEAKYNSESSTYEKVNRSNELNSELETGYRDYLDAQRRMILYTRLYNLAKNARELLLSTFSAAGTDFEEVLRMQQEELMYALELEDARAMLNASVATINYLTGKQ; translated from the coding sequence ATGAAAAACTTAATCGTCTGCTTGTTTTTTTTCTGGTCTGTAAATAATTTATTTTCACAGCAGGAATTAAACGCGTATTTAAAAACAGCATCCGAAAACAATCCTGCGCTCAAATCCGCTTTCAGCGAATACAGAGCCGCTTTGGAAAAACTTCCTCAGGCAAAAGCGCTGCCCGATCCGAACCTGATGTTCCAGTATTTTACCACTCCTCTTTATCTTGAAATGGGAAAGGAAAGGTTCACGTTATCCGCATCGCAGACATTTCCATGGTTCGGACAACTGAAAGCGCAGGAACAAGCAGCAGCCGAAATGGCAAAATCAAAATATGAATCGTTTATCAATGAAAGAAATAAACTTTTCAAAGAGGTGAAAGAAGTATATTTTAAATTATATGTTCAGCACAAATCTGTTCAGCTCAGCAATGAGAATCTGGAGTTGCTGCGTTCCATGCGCGAACTTGCTAAAATAAAATTTGAAACAGGGAAGGGTTCTTTTGTAAATGTGCTTCGCTCCGATATGGAAATTGCCGAATTGGAAAATAAACTCGCTTACCTTAAAGACAGCGAATTGCCATTGAGGGCGGAACTGGAAAAATTTCTTAATACTAAAATTTCAACTTCATTGGTGTTTCCTGATACGTTATGGAAAGATTCTCTTCCGGATGCAAAAACGGTTCTGATGGATTCCATCGCGGCACATAATCCTTCGCTCAAACAAATTGATTATGATATTGCTTCGTGGGAAAAACAAATGGAAGCTGCAAAAAAAACCGGATATCCTTCTTTTACCATCGGTGCAACGTATATGAATATGTCAAAACGAATTGAAACAAATGGTCATATACATAACAACGGAAAAGACATGTATATGTTTCCGGAAATAGGCGTGATGATTCCCTTGAACAGAAAAAAATATAACGCCATGGTGAACGAGGCAAAATACAATAGCGAATCATCAACTTATGAAAAAGTAAATAGGTCCAATGAACTCAACAGCGAACTGGAAACGGGCTACCGCGATTATCTGGATGCACAACGAAGAATGATTTTGTATACACGGTTGTATAACCTTGCAAAGAACGCCCGTGAATTATTGCTTTCCACTTTCTCTGCGGCAGGAACCGATTTTGAAGAAGTGCTGCGAATGCAGCAAGAGGAACTGATGTATGCACTGGAACTTGAAGATGCCCGCGCGATGCTGAATGCAAGTGTAGCAACTATTAATTATTTAACAGGAAAACAATAA
- the porU gene encoding type IX secretion system sortase PorU yields MKIILQLFFWMVCVSLNLFSQKTRNTSSSIPVSADGITWNEPLIQQTDEAPKQELLSFEGAHYHLSSHLFPVVGKNFNLPSGASSAEAKLNNLSFAPLTDAEKNILNKYDALNKQLLENDIAPLVTISYFRKKPVAYVSFIPIRKNKSTGNYEKLISFSLEVFPVFSSENKSSFLKKTYALNSVLANGKWYKVSVVADGIYKMDYAFLKKSGLDVDSIMPQNIRMYGNGGGQLPYANSGFRYDDLQENAIVVVGESDGKFDPSDYVLFYGQSQHRWKYNSTDKRFHHNLNVYSDTTYYFITTDLGAGKRIMTQSSSSLPPTNTITSFDDYTFHESEAVNLIKSGRQFMGETFDILTSYSFAFNFPNIETTSKVYAKVDVGARRDSPGTDFSWSAGSASSSFNVGSVSTTSIYGTYYRTNWDTLSFYSSPGTIPLTISKTTPSPAIGWLNYVEVNARRQLRMSGSQAIVFRDMNSAGTATISQFIISDATSALQVWEVTDPINIKLQQTNFSGSTLDFTLPTDSLREFAAFNGQSFLTPKITGEIPNQNLHSLAQSDFIIVTNPLFLKEANAIADLHRTQDNMTVSVATTEQVYNEFSSGAQDVSAIRDFVKMFYDRAADSTQLPNYLLLFGRGSYNLKAIINNTNYVPAYESLNSTDITASYVGDDFYGMLDDNEGAWDFTADVLDLGIGRLPVKSVSEAETAVNKITKYTSVPGTIETGNSCSTDVCYGLGDWINTVTFAADDEDGSSHLDQADLLATKVDNVYNNYNLDKIYFDAYQQVATPGGERYPDANAALTRRMDRGSLIVNWTGHGGPLGWAHERFLGVYDINSWTNQCKLTFFFTATCDFSLWDDPALTSAGELTFLNPNGGSIGLMSTTRVVYSAPNFTLNNYFYDYAFAPLPDGKMPRLGDVYMLTKNSMGSSAINHRNFTLLADPALSLNYPEYTVATTDINGAPVNPLLPDTARALSQLTVKGEVRDKSGNLLTNFNGIIYPTVYDKKAKITTLSNDAGSPPRTFLLQKNILFKGKASVTNGKFSFSFIIPKDIAYNYGKGRISYYAHNGYQDASGYFEDFIIGGTDTTARPDVIGPDIKLFLNDDKFVFGGITNDDPKIFAVLSDENGINTAGISIGHDITAVLDGRNEQPFVLNDYYESDMDNYKKGSVRYPLIDLAEGNHSLNVKVWDVYGNSSSSYTEFLVAASATLALKHVLNYPNPFTTKTSFYFEHNKCCTNLDVQVQVFTVSGKLVKTIQQFVNLEGFRSDPIDWDGTDDYGDKIGRGVYIYRLRIKSAGETAEQFEKLVILK; encoded by the coding sequence ATGAAAATCATATTGCAGTTATTTTTCTGGATGGTTTGTGTATCACTTAATCTATTTTCACAGAAAACGAGAAACACTTCTTCTTCAATTCCTGTTTCAGCTGATGGTATCACTTGGAATGAGCCATTGATTCAGCAAACAGATGAAGCTCCAAAACAAGAATTGCTTTCTTTTGAAGGAGCGCACTATCACCTTTCGTCTCATCTTTTTCCTGTTGTGGGGAAAAATTTCAATCTGCCTTCCGGTGCTTCTTCAGCAGAGGCAAAGCTGAACAATCTCTCGTTTGCCCCCCTGACTGATGCCGAAAAAAACATCCTTAACAAATACGATGCGCTCAATAAGCAGTTATTGGAAAACGACATTGCTCCTTTGGTAACTATTTCCTATTTCAGAAAAAAACCTGTTGCTTACGTTTCTTTTATTCCCATCCGGAAAAATAAAAGTACCGGCAATTATGAAAAATTAATTTCATTCTCCCTTGAAGTTTTTCCGGTTTTTAGTTCCGAAAACAAATCTTCTTTTTTGAAAAAAACGTATGCTCTTAATTCTGTTCTCGCAAACGGAAAGTGGTATAAAGTTTCAGTGGTTGCTGATGGAATTTACAAAATGGATTATGCTTTTCTTAAAAAATCAGGATTGGATGTTGATTCCATTATGCCTCAAAACATCCGCATGTATGGAAACGGTGGAGGACAATTGCCTTATGCTAATTCAGGTTTTCGCTATGACGATTTGCAGGAAAACGCCATTGTGGTGGTAGGCGAATCGGATGGCAAGTTTGACCCTTCGGATTATGTTTTATTTTACGGGCAGTCACAGCACCGATGGAAATACAACAGCACCGATAAAAGATTTCATCACAACCTGAATGTTTATTCAGACACTACTTATTATTTCATCACAACCGATTTGGGTGCAGGAAAAAGAATTATGACACAAAGTTCTTCTTCTCTTCCTCCAACAAACACAATTACCTCATTTGATGATTACACTTTTCATGAATCAGAGGCAGTCAATCTTATTAAATCAGGCAGGCAATTTATGGGAGAAACATTTGACATACTTACTTCTTACAGTTTTGCATTTAACTTTCCGAACATAGAAACCACTTCAAAAGTTTATGCAAAAGTGGATGTGGGTGCAAGAAGAGATTCTCCGGGCACAGATTTTTCATGGAGCGCTGGCAGCGCGTCCTCTTCATTTAATGTGGGCAGTGTTTCCACCACAAGTATTTATGGAACTTATTACAGAACAAACTGGGATACTCTCAGTTTTTATTCTTCTCCAGGAACAATCCCTCTTACCATTTCTAAAACAACTCCATCGCCTGCCATCGGCTGGCTCAATTATGTTGAAGTAAATGCAAGGAGACAGTTACGCATGTCAGGCAGCCAAGCAATTGTTTTTCGCGATATGAATTCCGCAGGCACAGCAACTATTTCTCAGTTCATTATTTCAGATGCAACTTCTGCTTTGCAGGTTTGGGAAGTGACAGATCCTATTAATATAAAATTACAGCAGACAAATTTTTCCGGAAGCACTCTTGATTTCACTTTGCCTACAGATTCATTAAGAGAATTTGCAGCGTTCAACGGACAATCATTTCTCACTCCAAAGATTACAGGCGAAATACCTAACCAGAATTTGCACAGTTTGGCACAGAGTGATTTTATTATCGTAACCAATCCATTGTTTTTAAAAGAGGCAAACGCAATTGCCGATTTGCACCGCACTCAAGATAACATGACAGTTTCTGTCGCCACTACTGAACAGGTGTACAACGAATTTTCATCAGGCGCTCAGGATGTGTCCGCCATTCGTGATTTTGTAAAAATGTTTTACGACCGTGCCGCTGATTCCACCCAACTCCCCAACTATCTTCTCCTCTTCGGAAGGGGTTCGTACAACCTGAAAGCAATTATCAACAATACCAATTATGTTCCCGCTTATGAATCGCTTAACTCAACAGACATAACCGCATCTTATGTTGGGGATGATTTTTACGGAATGTTAGATGATAACGAAGGCGCATGGGATTTTACAGCAGATGTTCTCGACCTTGGTATTGGACGTTTGCCGGTAAAATCTGTCAGCGAAGCGGAAACTGCCGTGAACAAAATCACAAAATACACCAGCGTGCCGGGAACGATTGAAACCGGTAATTCATGTTCAACAGATGTATGTTATGGACTGGGAGATTGGATTAACACGGTAACATTTGCTGCCGATGATGAAGACGGCTCTTCCCATCTTGACCAAGCCGACCTGCTCGCCACAAAAGTTGACAATGTTTACAACAATTACAATCTGGATAAAATTTATTTCGATGCCTACCAACAGGTTGCCACACCGGGCGGTGAGCGCTATCCCGATGCAAATGCTGCGCTCACGCGGAGAATGGACAGGGGAAGTTTGATTGTAAACTGGACCGGTCATGGAGGACCATTGGGATGGGCGCACGAACGGTTTCTTGGAGTATATGATATCAACTCATGGACAAACCAATGCAAACTCACCTTTTTCTTCACTGCTACCTGCGACTTTAGTTTGTGGGATGACCCAGCGCTTACTTCAGCGGGAGAATTAACTTTTTTGAATCCAAACGGTGGAAGCATCGGGCTGATGTCCACCACGCGTGTAGTTTATTCAGCGCCCAACTTCACGCTTAATAATTATTTTTATGACTACGCATTTGCTCCGCTGCCTGATGGAAAAATGCCCCGACTTGGAGATGTATACATGCTGACAAAAAACAGCATGGGCTCAAGTGCAATAAACCACAGAAATTTCACCTTGCTTGCCGACCCTGCTCTTTCTCTCAACTATCCTGAATACACAGTTGCAACAACTGATATAAACGGAGCGCCAGTAAATCCTTTGCTGCCGGATACCGCACGAGCATTGAGCCAGCTAACTGTGAAAGGAGAAGTGCGCGACAAAAGCGGAAATCTATTGACCAATTTCAATGGAATAATTTATCCCACTGTGTACGACAAGAAAGCAAAAATCACCACATTATCCAATGATGCCGGAAGCCCCCCACGCACTTTTCTTCTTCAGAAAAACATTCTCTTTAAAGGAAAGGCAAGCGTAACCAACGGAAAATTTTCTTTCTCCTTCATCATTCCGAAAGATATTGCCTACAACTATGGTAAAGGAAGAATAAGTTATTACGCGCACAACGGCTATCAGGATGCAAGCGGATATTTTGAGGACTTTATCATTGGCGGAACGGATACAACTGCCCGACCGGATGTAATTGGTCCGGACATAAAACTTTTTCTGAACGATGATAAATTTGTATTTGGAGGAATCACAAATGATGATCCTAAAATTTTTGCCGTACTCAGTGATGAAAACGGCATTAACACTGCCGGAATAAGTATCGGCCACGATATCACTGCTGTGCTGGATGGAAGAAATGAGCAGCCCTTCGTGCTTAACGATTATTATGAATCCGATATGGATAATTACAAAAAAGGTTCGGTGCGCTATCCGCTCATCGATCTTGCCGAAGGAAATCACTCGCTCAATGTAAAAGTGTGGGATGTGTATGGTAATTCCTCCTCCTCGTACACAGAATTTTTGGTGGCGGCTTCTGCCACACTCGCACTCAAACACGTGCTCAACTATCCCAATCCGTTCACTACAAAAACTTCTTTTTACTTTGAGCATAACAAATGCTGCACAAATCTGGATGTGCAGGTGCAGGTATTTACCGTATCCGGAAAACTTGTAAAAACCATCCAGCAGTTTGTAAACCTGGAGGGTTTTCGTTCAGACCCTATTGACTGGGATGGCACAGATGATTATGGCGACAAAATCGGACGGGGAGTTTACATTTACCGCCTGCGCATTAAATCTGCGGGCGAAACAGCCGAGCAGTTTGAAAAGTTGGTCATATTAAAATAA